aaataccgggactcaattAAAGACACTGGGACTCAATCAAAAATACTAcgactcaaataaaaataccgGAACTCAATTAGAGACACCGGGTCAATTAAAAATACGAGGACTCAAATTAAAACACCGGGACTCGGTTTAAGACACCGAGACTTGGTTTAAGACACCGAGACTCGGTTAAAAACATTggaactcaatttaaaatatcaagactcaatttaaaacaccGGGACTCGGTTAAAAACATCATGTTCTTCAAACAGGGTCCTCCAATTTCTGAGAttcgaagtcaacttttattacgTTGGGTCTCCTCAAGatagcctggttaaaattggggtgttgacACCCCTTGTTTCGGGAGTTGACCCTCTAGGATGTTGCGACATTGATAATACAATTCTAGTTATGTCAGACTAAATTTGGttgaaaattaaattaaagtTATGAATTAAATGGTGCATGAATCAagttaaattcaaaaaaaaaaaaatcttactcaaattaaaattttttaaaatttttaagtaaattttgttggctagattttttaattcctccaatatttgaatatttaatattacatttagttctttttttttttggaaatgataATAGTACAATTATAGCTATGTAGTACCAAATTTGGCTCTCTTAAATGATTTTTCTAGATGCAAGTTAGTTTTTAAAAAGTGAAATCTTACACAAAATAAGATATTTttgacttttaaaaaaattttaaataaaaattttattgggtaatttttttaaaaaaatttccaattCTATTTGTTATGTGTCATTACAATGTTtctaaaaaatgataataatataatcttaccaaaattagaattttttgaattttgaaaagtttaaattgaattttttaaaaaaaatttagttcttTTATTCTTTTAACTATCTATATTATttcatttgttttttaaaaatgaaaacaaCATAATTCTGACTCTAATAGTGCTAAATTTGGTCGAGAATCAAGTCATTCTAGAAATTGAATGATTTGGGGGAATCAAATCAATGTAAAAAATTAAAGGTATTTATGATCTTTCCCAAACAcgatattttttcaatttttcaaaattttaaaatatttttatgaattaattctTACCAAAATTagaatatttctaatttttttaaaattaaaattaaattaaatttttatttttttgaaaattttagttcttTGATTCTTTAATTAACTATCTATTATTTCatgtgttttaaaaaaaaatgataataacatATTTTTGCTGGTTGAGAATCAAGCCACTTTAGAAATTGAATGATTTGGGAATcaagttaatttaaaaaattaaaggcaGTTATGATCTTTcccaaatatgattatttttaaaaaagaattttaaaaacttctaaatatttttgctgaattttttttcttgaaatatatATTGCTATTTATCATTACATGTgatttcttaaaataataatataatttaatatgtaTAGTACAAAATTTGGCAAGAAATCaagtaaatttttaaaattaaatgtgTTGACCCTAGAGTCAAGTCTAAGGGGGGGGTGAATAAACTCTTTTGtgtatttgtgattttctttagaaaataataaatctTGACAAGATataagcaattatatcacaagataaacaaagtaaatcatgcacaagatataaattaaagaaaatGGAAGAAAAGTTTAACGCCGATGTTAACATGGTTCAACCCCTTGCCTACGTTCAtgccttgagtcacacccaaggtttccacaatccactataacctCCTTCATCGGTGGAGAAGTCTTTACAGCACAAGGGAAAAATCCCTTAAGGCTCACCGAGAGCCTTCacacgggaacaaatccctttatgCTCACCAAGAACCTTTCTAGGGGAACCAATCCCTTGCCACTTAGTTCAAAAAGTACCCTTACAAGATGAATATGAAATACAACAAAAATGCTCATTGAATAAGCTAATATTTGATACAATTGAAAACCTTACACAACTCTCTCAAGGTAATGAATCACAATAAAATTGAAGAGtaagagagaagttgagcacaAAGATGAACTATTTGAAATGTGCTTGCAAATGGTGTATAATCACTAAAATCCTATTTAAACAAGTCTTTGAACTTGTATTTTAGGCAAAGGGACGAGCAATTCTgtagtaatccaaaaaaaataaataaataaataaataaataaataatttaaaaattaaaattaaaattaaaataaattttattaaaaataataatatataatattaattaattaatttattattattattattaattaaattatatatatatatatatatatatcagtttccTGAAGGATCAGGAAACTGattgttattttttatattatttattcttctttttcttcttcttctctttttctttctcagTTCACGTAGCTCCTCTttccctctctcccactctccttcaTTCCGTCTCCTTTATTCGGccaatcaaaaatccaaaaataccgttggactctgctcgtcgccaccgacatttctactagagcggatatATCGTATgagcagcgtaggcatatctcctaggtaaggtcaaatctcaaacttacctcaatttctcttaaattataagccTCATTAACGAACAAAAATtttcaggagactcgtggggagattctctacaatctaaccagagcgagttttcgaattggagttccagagtaccaatcctaaatcggggggtaagtttgataatttagacatttattaggctatttagggtattcaaaacttagggaaattttagggaaagttgttctaggaattatgacgaataatatggtgaaatttgaattctagggtttagggatttttgaacacctggggcgtaAGCTGGGGTGTTAGCGGACTttttgcaggaatcaggtaaagggattaagttaagtcgggaattttatttaatttgaaccgattaaattaatatatttatttattcatttgaaaatctaaatactattttgaaaaccaactgttCAAAATGAGTTTTACGAACGTAGGATAtacggtatgatatttttgaataaaatgaacggtggaaagcttgtttatttatatggatatattaaaatgtggaaaattgtatggcagatgatttaatttgtatggattagtgtatatttgggtttgggattttgaaatactggaattgttgtgaaaaatactagaaatgcttgtgaaaatattggaactgtttatgaaatgcaggggtttgaactaacggtcagtggccgggtattgtttgattgaccaagggccaagattattatttgatggccaagggccgagttttatttgatggctataTGTCGAACTGTATTTTTGGTCGGGGgtcgggtttttggaataacaggaaatatatgtgaattgatattttaaatggtgatttccattatctaaattgcatgatatgctttaggaaccctggggaccagtgtagtgtgagcacggtaccgttgctagagatttgttatgtggtcatgtgcgcccacacctgtgctaaAAGGTGTaaggtggccttgtccgatttgctcacgtgaggagaatgcacccttgggtgagggcaattggactagcagttggagctgcgtgtacccgcggagtatgttagcggagagtatggatgactactgtctgggtgggTCCCCCATGACATTAAtccaacctttgggccgcacaacccaggccatggggatgtaaatggcgtgtttgtcacagggagtgtcttatatgcatatatgttaatttatgtgaatatggttaattaataagataacttcgagagcttactgagaaaggtgagtgccctagaagcagtaatggtactagagcagagggaagctacttgtatgggagggtaatcttccctatcctcgactaattgtgtgtgtgggtgtgaaataagaatattttcataaatgtgtttaactgtttggtgaactggttattttctgtacactaaatgcatactaaccacacactgacattaacttagtctttcccttactgagttgtgcctcacccctactttacaaactgttttttcaggaaatcctagagatcggatCTAGCGGACTAaaggagccgggctagtggtgtaaatttatgtaggtagtgtgtatatagagattttatttttgtttagttttatgagacgtagttatgtgaaaatggatacttttgtgtaaaaagatagttagaactctggtaatgtaatttgaggattttatattttatttccgctgtgtatgtgtgttttatatttgatgaataaggtatcaggtacaccaacgtcactaaagtagcactccgagcccacgtggcgggtcgggttcgttacaggtggtatcagagcctaggtttgttaggttctgcagactttgaggattgataattaccagagtataggtttagATAAGATAGGAATAGgattgggtaggttaagatgagtTTTAGTTTGgaagcttggaggtagaaatctattgacggacttctgtgattttctgaatcagtcgcaaGTTTTAGagaaccatggtaaatccatcgatggtttcatttttAGGTTGAGCGACTTGAATTCGGGAAATTTAGGTttgaatgttaggatgagtgggtatatGTGTGAAGTTAATGCTAAGAtggagatattttttttttttttttaccttaatggttttgtgatagaattagaatatgaattattaaattagaacctatatattatatcaattctaTTATTCCATATTTGTAATAATTATGTTGAAGGTaaatttctaagtcgggttatatcctatttacatactgccaaatagtgtcattgtattatttgatttaggtgcaacccactcatttGTGTTTCgtggatttgttaaactatgtgggttaggggCTCAATTGTTAGAGACTAGGTTAGGagtgggcacaccgacagggtcagtatTAGTATGTAGAAAGATGATCAGGGATTATCCAATAGAGATTCAGAGGAGAGTGCtacctgctagtttgatagtccttgatatgcatggttttgatattattatgggcatggactggctaacatccagctacgcgagcattgactgttgtaggaaggagatagtattcagacctcctaggagcaagggtttgtatttgttgggtcgtgtgtgcatttggcaccacggatcctttcggctatccaggcaaagaggttacttttggggggatgccagggttaccttacaatggtgaaggaagtgctgaaggaggaactcaagttggaagatatcccagtgataagggaatTCTTTGATGTTTTTCTAGTGGATTTACTGGGATTGCCTCTTGAtcgggaggtggaatttgcaattgatctgatcccAAGGACAACACCAACCTTTAAAGCCCCATACAAAATGGCTTCAGCTGAATTAAAgaagttaaaggagcaactataggagcttctagacagggggtttatGAGACCAAGTGTATCGCCTTGGGGTGCACTGGTgctgtttatgaagaagaaggatgggtcgatgagaatgtacATCGACTACCAAGAGATTAATAAAATaacggtgaagaacaagtatTCATTACCCTGAATTGACAACCTGTTTGATCAGTTTCACGGTATGCAGATTTTTTCTAAAATCGATCTGcaatctggatatcatcaggtgaatgTTAGAtaagaagatgtatcgaagactgcttttcagACTCGATACGGTCAatacgagtttttggttatgccattcaggTTGGTgaatgctccagcggtatttatggatctgatgaacagggtattccacaagtacttagaccagtttgttattgtgttcatagatgatattttggtctattcgaggagccctgaggagcatgaaactcatatgagactagtacttcaggtacttagggaaaagaagttatttgctaaacttaagaaatgtgaattctggttagagcagATTGCATTTCTgagtcatgtggtatccaaggaagggattttagtggatccgagcaaagtggaggctgtggttgactgggcaaggccgaagaacgtgtaggaagttagaagttttctagtCTTGCGGGATACTACCGCCGATTTGTCAAGGGGTTCTCTAGATTATCATggtctttgacacgactcacgagaaagaatgtgaaatttgACTGGATcgacgaatgtgagcagagcttctacgaattgaagcaacgtctagtcactgcccctgtcacgacctactcatttttcacatttttttttaaaacatatcaaTAACACATAATCTacatccagctcagcaggtcaccatccacctggacccgtgggtaccagagatataacagaacatacatcagaagcctacgcagcagaaaatataaaatcatatatatatatatatatatatatatatatatatctcatcataatgtgcataacacataccagagtactacaaacaccatctctaagtatatacatcccaaaaataaatctagggacagtTTCCAAAAaatcctaactgtccctaccaaaaacttaccctcccAAAGAGGGCAAATACTgctctagatcagtggggcttttcccactctcctatcaggggctcttgaaaaatgtataagatttaggggtgagacacctcttagtaagggaaataaactaatactagtgtgtggcaacatgagtataacatgttctacatatatcatacatatcatatccaatactatctatcaaatctggaaaaacataagcatatcaaaacatggcagaacatactgcatttcataaacatatctcatctcatattataataataataacataaaacaattctagtaggttagctagctgttgtcatgtattacccccacatgactgggttgtgtggcccgaaggctggacttgacaatggttggccgaccactgccaagtcaatagtctagtctgtaggtccgatgggtctacccagattggtccgtacaccaggggcgataacagcacatttcttgaaaataaccacatcgaccatctaatatcacaccacttcgtacaacggcgttaacacagatatcatgatcatgaagaccatggacacatagcaacggtaccgtgcaagtgctagcctaaacgaagccaaccaggttctgatatcatatacatatactgaaaccgtaaaacataaatatctcatatcatttattttcacatcaatcacatcatttcacatatatacgtgtatcataaaaatcatcggcccgtatgccggtactacacattttatcatagttcggcccgtacgccagctacacatagcacagcccgtacgctggtaacTCTCAtccacataacacggcccgtacaccgacaaatcacatcacatagcacggcccgaacgctagcaaatcacataaaaatctcggcccgtacgccaatttcccatcataaaaatccgtatcatccacattcccagaaaacagtatttcacaacatttttactcatggcacacaacagattttccacatattcaacatacgatcattttcacagtatgttgcaaatataaaacatatatataaacatatacattttccataaatcaaatgataaatatatatatatatatatatatatatataagcattttctaaaaaacagaaactagcttagtttatccctttacctggttcctgaacagcccctaagaaaatccTTCCCgcccccgcagggttcctaactcaacgccctgaaaatgaaaactcacagaattaaactttagtatttcaacgtgtataatatttcttataactaccattaagtcaacTTAGGCTTAAAGGTCTTACCCcaactcagggatgattccctacgttcccaatcaacccccttggaaacgaaaactctcaatattaaactttaatattttcatgcgtagaacacttttctcaactgttaagactccaaaaattgagtaaaaaggctTACCTTGCatttgggatggaatccaactctgtttccctgacgatccgtcccggcagacttgtagagaactctaccaggatcgtcgtggtagcttcggatcgtcgatctgacaAGGTGGGGTCGGGaatgtagagagaagggagagagaaccgtagagagagagagagaggagagggagaggctTCGTACAAAATGATATTTCTCCcggatttttcattcttataaaacaggatttcgtcgatgagcccgaccttcgtcgacgagtccttcacaaatttcgtcgacgagaccctgtattcgtcgacgaaattcaggctgcctcataacctctctcggtattttctcgtcgacaaatacaagggattcgtcgacaaacccctgaAACTCCCctgttttgtttttctctttcgaaatgcaatgtcatcgacgaacgtggctacggcctccttctgtttccggtttctatttctctttccttattatttaaattttattttaaattcgggtcattacagccCCAGTTttgacccttccatcaggtgagggtgggtttgtaatttatagtgactcATCACaaaaaggacttggttgtgttctaatacAGTGGGGAaaagtcattgcatatgcatCTCGTCAgctgaaagagtacgaaaagaactatcctacgcacaaCTTGGAGCTTGCAGCGGtggtgtttgcattgaagatctagcgacactacctttatgatgtaaggtgcgagatctttattgaccataagagtctcaagtacttcttcacctagaaggggttgaatatgaggcagcgtagatggctcgagttgataaaggattacgactgcaccattagctatcacccaaaaaaggcgaacgtggtagccgatgcattgagccaaaaatctagaggTACGTCAGCCTTAGCAGTTGTGGCTTCTCATCATATTgtgatggacctagagaggttgggtgtagaattagtagaagggaatcatcaagcGCTCATTTCAAGTCTGGTGCTTCAACCGACTTTACGGGAAAGAATCAGAACAGCTCGGTTGAAAGATGCaaagttgatggagattgtagagaagatacgGGATGAGCAGCACACaaactttaatgttgctgaggatagagttctcagatttcacactcgattatGTGTACCAgatgacgcagagataaagaggacgaatctaggggaagctcaccgttctctctatactgtttacccaggtagcacgaagatgtatagagacttgcgtgaaATATTTTGGTGGactaacatgaagagggaaattgctacaTTTGTGGGACAGtacttgacatgtcagcaggtgaaggcagaacaccagaggccagcaggaccacttcaatcactggacatccctacatggaagtgggagcatatctcgatggactttgtaacGGGATTGTCTTCAacattgcatgggcagaatgccatatgggtagtggttgacagattggcaaagactgcccatttcattccggttagaactagttattccatggacaagctagcagaactctatgttcaggagatagttagaatacaTGGCGTGgccgtgtccatcgtttcagattgGGATCCACGGTTCACTTCCCATTTCTGGAAGAGTTCGTAGGGAGCATTAGGTTCttaactcacttttagtactgcatttcaccctcagacagatggatagtctgaacgaaccattcagattcttgaggatatgctacgggcatgtgtgttagattttgggggtagttggatccgatatctgccgttggttgagtttgcatacaataacagtcaccaggccagcattggaatgacaccatatgaggctttgtatggccGCCAGTGcagatctccattgtactgggatgaagtaggcgagcggaagattttgggaccagaacttgttcagcaggcctctgcaaaggtcgaacttatcaggaaaaggatcaaggcagcccagagtcggcagaaaagttatgcagatactcgccgacgggagctagaattcAAAGTaagtgatatgatattcttaaggattgttccgatgaagggagtgatgaggaatggaaagaagggcaagctgagccctagatacattggaccGTTCGAGATCCTGGAGAGGATTGGTTTGGTGGCATAcaggatagcactacccccagcactggccaggatacacgacgtgttccatgtgtccatgttaaggaggtacgttctagacccctcgcatgtgatcagttatgaattgtTGGAAATCAGGGATACTATGGCATACagggaggtaccagttcagattttggatcggaaaatacaggaactgcgtactaaggatataccattagtgaaggtactatGGCGAAATCATGTAAttaaggaggcttcttgggagttagaaatggaaatacgtcagaagtacccacagttatttaGCGAGGACTAGTGCCAAACGGGTAAAGGTATGGTTGTATAAAGAGGAATTAGAataggttgtgt
The sequence above is a segment of the Malania oleifera isolate guangnan ecotype guangnan chromosome 8, ASM2987363v1, whole genome shotgun sequence genome. Coding sequences within it:
- the LOC131162842 gene encoding uncharacterized protein LOC131162842; amino-acid sequence: MTPYEALYGRQCRSPLYWDESRQKSYADTRRRELEFKVSDMIFLRIVPMKGVMRNGKKGKLSPRYIGPFEILERIGLVAYRIALPPALARIHDVFHVSMLRRYVLDPSHVISYELLEIRDTMAYREVPVQILDRKIQELRTKDIPLVKVLWRNHVIKEASWELEMEIRQKYPQLFSED